The following are from one region of the Rhodopirellula sp. P2 genome:
- a CDS encoding peptidylglycine monooxygenase produces MSDRRSFLKTGVVASAGAAALAQSATLVSAAEKDVAAESNLIGHGDFRYRVQKDWAQVNPVQTPIDNCHEMVQDSQGRLVMIGDDPRNNIIIFDKSGKVLDSWGTYWPGGHGLTLVNEGGEDMLYVSESGWARSLQDGVTMVRQNGYIAKMTIDGKMLFTISHPMTVGAYSPEMGFQPTETAVAPNGDIYVADGYGSDYILRYDQHGQFIQKFGGHENEDKNYNLANAHGIALDNRDPANPKLIVTSRAQRAFKYFTLDGKWIKTVKLANLQICRPVIHGDHVYAGVCWSHNNADVNLPKPWLYQSGFTMVMDKHDRVVSCPGGEQPVYEDGVLQTVKQDQARTFYHGHDVCIDEDESVYVCQWNGERTAPVKLERVSS; encoded by the coding sequence ATGTCCGACCGTCGATCGTTTCTGAAAACCGGTGTCGTTGCGTCGGCGGGGGCCGCTGCGTTGGCTCAGTCCGCGACACTTGTGAGCGCAGCCGAAAAAGACGTTGCCGCCGAGTCAAACTTGATCGGGCATGGTGACTTTCGCTATCGCGTTCAGAAGGACTGGGCACAGGTCAATCCGGTTCAGACTCCGATCGACAACTGTCACGAGATGGTGCAGGACTCTCAGGGACGGTTGGTGATGATTGGCGATGATCCACGCAACAACATCATCATCTTCGACAAGTCCGGCAAAGTCCTCGACAGCTGGGGGACTTACTGGCCCGGAGGTCATGGTTTGACTCTGGTCAACGAAGGCGGCGAAGACATGCTATACGTCAGCGAAAGTGGTTGGGCTCGGAGTCTGCAAGACGGCGTGACGATGGTCCGCCAAAACGGATACATCGCCAAGATGACAATCGATGGAAAGATGCTATTCACCATCAGTCACCCGATGACCGTCGGCGCCTACTCGCCTGAGATGGGGTTTCAGCCCACTGAAACGGCGGTGGCGCCCAACGGTGACATTTATGTTGCCGACGGATATGGATCGGATTACATCCTGCGGTACGACCAACATGGGCAATTCATTCAGAAGTTCGGCGGTCACGAGAACGAAGACAAAAACTACAACTTGGCCAACGCGCACGGTATTGCCTTGGACAACCGTGATCCAGCGAATCCGAAGCTGATCGTGACCAGTCGTGCTCAGCGAGCGTTCAAATACTTCACGCTCGATGGCAAGTGGATCAAGACGGTGAAGCTCGCGAATCTGCAGATCTGTCGACCGGTGATCCATGGCGACCATGTCTACGCCGGGGTTTGTTGGAGCCACAACAACGCCGACGTCAATCTTCCGAAGCCGTGGCTGTACCAGTCCGGTTTCACCATGGTGATGGACAAGCATGACCGAGTCGTCTCGTGCCCCGGAGGCGAGCAACCCGTTTACGAGGACGGGGTTTTGCAAACGGTGAAACAGGACCAGGCACGAACCTTCTACCACGGCCACGACGTCTGCATCGACGAGGATGAAAGCGTTTACGTTTGCCAATGGAATGGCGAACGCACGGCTCCGGTGAAGCTTGAGCGGGTTAGCTCTTGA
- a CDS encoding DUF1549 domain-containing protein has protein sequence MPRFPGPQEHTEELRSAGLHNQVDGEAWLKDFVVDIQPYPRVGKDSFRHLRPVNACPSLGRQNPSLSRVQRFTQLCIFCLTAWGSTTGGWSIAAPIDFETEIAPIFQQHCLHCHNETQKGGELSLSFAEGLMELGHVVPGDPQSSYLVETIHATDGETPSMPEEGTPLNDTQVDRVRRWIAEGAHWPNGFEIQHKAKADASWWSLQELADVSPPEPSAGQSSHPIDRFIQHRLAQAKIAPSPPAGRRTLIRRLSMDLIGLPPTPESVTAFVADPNPGCQSNCPRDLQCKQDAT, from the coding sequence GTGCCACGCTTCCCCGGGCCGCAAGAACACACGGAAGAACTTCGCTCCGCGGGGCTGCACAACCAAGTCGATGGTGAGGCTTGGCTGAAAGACTTCGTCGTCGACATCCAACCTTACCCTCGCGTAGGAAAGGACTCATTCCGCCATCTTCGACCCGTCAACGCTTGCCCCAGCCTTGGTCGACAGAATCCGTCACTATCTCGCGTTCAGCGTTTCACGCAACTTTGCATTTTTTGCTTGACGGCTTGGGGATCGACAACAGGTGGCTGGTCCATCGCGGCTCCCATTGATTTCGAGACCGAGATCGCGCCGATCTTTCAACAGCACTGCCTGCATTGTCATAACGAAACGCAGAAGGGTGGTGAACTCTCGTTGTCGTTCGCCGAGGGACTGATGGAGTTGGGACATGTGGTCCCCGGCGACCCTCAAAGCAGCTATCTGGTGGAGACGATCCACGCAACTGACGGTGAGACGCCTTCGATGCCAGAGGAAGGCACTCCCCTGAATGACACTCAGGTTGATCGGGTCAGGCGATGGATCGCCGAGGGCGCCCATTGGCCAAACGGGTTTGAAATTCAGCACAAGGCCAAGGCGGATGCTTCGTGGTGGTCGCTCCAGGAACTTGCAGACGTCTCACCGCCGGAACCTTCCGCAGGACAGTCGTCGCACCCGATCGATCGGTTCATTCAACACCGATTGGCCCAAGCAAAGATTGCTCCTTCGCCACCGGCCGGCCGTCGCACACTGATTCGTCGGTTGTCGATGGATTTGATCGGTCTGCCACCGACTCCTGAATCCGTCACGGCGTTTGTCGCGGATCCGAATCCGGGTTGTCAGTCAAACTGCCCAAGAGACCTACAATGCAAGCAAGACGCAACTTGA
- a CDS encoding cation:proton antiporter domain-containing protein, which produces MDFFPNLHFDDPLFNMAVVLTAGVLGGELFALIRLPKVTGWIATGILLRQLRFPGLDTVLDPQALDRFGPYMNFVLGFIAFTVGASLYFGSLRNTGKRIGLLLLGEALITPTLVGSVMYFGGRWMDPSMSLPPAALFAAIAIAGAPGTTVLVIQEARARGILTRTLLAAIGLIDMVAVAAFVFISTFLADQSGWVHALESVGVQFAVTMVIGAACALLAIVLVQTVVSAAFLGPLMVAVVLGAWGAAASFGTSGGILACTFAGITLTNLRHDLVRSGEAYLSGIGGALFALFYTFAGMKLDFTQIPPVIGLVALYFLSRLLAKTISAYTAMSLSGATDNVRRYLGMSLLPHGGVAVGLIILVGSEQSGFSDEIKSMVTTVGLSALAINQLLGPSATRFALTQTGEARKDRPRLLDFLQENRIMVDLDGNKEEIFQKLTNLLYATTPMSTPQDKFLETVRTREASQTTCLGIGLMIPHAIIDEPGANDVKGVLGISKKGIKLNTPDGRLVHAVLLLATPESSRKRHLEILSAFATAITRDINIREQLYRSRSAAHAYEVLHADDLNDVNYFLEDAQQRAGLLEQSEEPTS; this is translated from the coding sequence ATGGATTTTTTTCCGAACCTTCACTTCGACGACCCGCTTTTCAACATGGCGGTGGTGCTCACTGCCGGTGTGCTGGGGGGCGAGTTATTTGCCCTGATCCGGCTGCCCAAGGTGACCGGATGGATCGCCACTGGCATTTTGCTACGTCAGCTGCGTTTCCCTGGGTTGGACACCGTTTTGGATCCCCAGGCGCTGGACCGGTTTGGTCCCTACATGAATTTTGTGTTGGGCTTCATTGCGTTCACGGTCGGTGCCTCGTTGTACTTTGGAAGTCTGCGAAACACGGGCAAACGGATCGGGTTGTTGCTGCTGGGCGAAGCCTTGATCACGCCAACGTTGGTTGGCTCGGTGATGTACTTTGGCGGGAGGTGGATGGATCCTTCGATGTCGCTGCCACCGGCGGCTTTGTTCGCGGCCATTGCCATCGCAGGGGCACCTGGAACAACGGTGTTGGTGATTCAAGAGGCCCGTGCTCGGGGCATCTTGACTCGCACGTTGCTGGCGGCGATTGGTCTCATCGACATGGTCGCGGTCGCCGCCTTTGTGTTCATCTCCACGTTTCTGGCGGATCAATCGGGGTGGGTTCACGCGTTGGAAAGCGTCGGCGTGCAGTTCGCCGTGACGATGGTGATTGGCGCTGCTTGCGCGTTGCTGGCAATTGTTTTGGTTCAGACGGTGGTCAGCGCTGCGTTCTTGGGGCCGTTGATGGTCGCGGTTGTGCTGGGAGCCTGGGGAGCGGCAGCGAGTTTTGGCACTTCGGGCGGAATCTTGGCGTGCACGTTCGCCGGAATCACGCTGACCAATCTTCGGCATGATTTGGTGCGGTCGGGGGAAGCCTATTTGAGTGGGATAGGAGGAGCCTTGTTTGCGCTCTTCTACACCTTCGCGGGGATGAAGTTGGACTTCACTCAAATCCCGCCGGTCATTGGTTTGGTTGCCCTTTATTTCCTGTCGCGGTTGTTGGCCAAAACCATCAGCGCCTACACGGCGATGAGTTTGTCCGGAGCGACCGACAACGTCCGCAGGTACCTTGGAATGTCGCTGTTGCCACACGGAGGCGTGGCGGTTGGTTTGATCATCTTGGTCGGCAGCGAGCAGTCAGGTTTCTCCGACGAGATCAAATCGATGGTGACCACGGTCGGCCTGTCGGCTCTGGCGATCAACCAGTTGCTGGGGCCAAGTGCAACGCGGTTTGCCCTGACCCAAACCGGCGAAGCTCGCAAAGATCGTCCTCGGTTGTTGGACTTCCTGCAGGAGAATCGGATCATGGTGGATCTGGACGGCAACAAGGAAGAGATCTTTCAGAAACTCACCAACCTGCTGTATGCCACCACGCCAATGAGCACGCCGCAGGATAAGTTTCTGGAAACGGTTCGTACTCGGGAAGCGTCTCAGACGACGTGTTTGGGGATCGGTTTGATGATCCCTCACGCGATCATCGATGAACCCGGGGCCAATGATGTCAAAGGTGTTCTGGGAATCAGCAAGAAGGGCATCAAGCTCAATACGCCGGATGGACGGTTGGTGCATGCGGTTTTGTTGTTGGCCACACCTGAGTCGAGCCGCAAGCGTCACTTGGAAATTCTTTCTGCCTTTGCGACCGCGATCACTCGTGACATCAACATTCGCGAGCAGTTGTACCGGTCTCGCAGCGCCGCTCACGCCTACGAAGTGCTTCACGCCGATGATCTGAATGATGTGAATTACTTTCTCGAGGACGCTCAGCAACGAGCAGGTTTATTGGAACAAAGTGAGGAACCGACGTCGTGA
- a CDS encoding MogA/MoaB family molybdenum cofactor biosynthesis protein, with the protein MNQPQPESQCGCPDVDPAQAVRVAVITLSDTRGKAEDRSGDRIVSLLEEAGHSVAKRLILKDDSEPLAKLLGELAGDELLDAVITTGGTGIAPRDMAVDVIESLLDVTLPGFGEHFRAISIAEIGPKAMLSRATAGRMKSKVVFALPGSTGAVTTGMNQCVLPILRHAVSLASR; encoded by the coding sequence GTGAATCAACCCCAGCCAGAATCCCAGTGTGGTTGTCCCGACGTCGATCCCGCTCAAGCGGTTCGCGTCGCCGTGATCACGCTCAGCGACACCCGTGGTAAAGCAGAAGACCGCAGCGGTGACCGGATTGTCAGTTTGCTTGAGGAGGCCGGCCACTCCGTTGCAAAACGGTTGATTTTGAAAGACGATTCGGAACCGCTCGCGAAGTTGTTGGGGGAACTTGCCGGAGACGAGTTGCTCGACGCGGTCATCACGACGGGAGGGACCGGCATCGCGCCGCGAGACATGGCGGTCGACGTGATCGAATCCCTGTTGGATGTGACGTTGCCCGGTTTTGGAGAACACTTTCGAGCCATTTCAATCGCCGAAATCGGTCCCAAGGCGATGCTCAGCCGAGCCACCGCGGGACGGATGAAGTCCAAGGTCGTGTTCGCGTTGCCGGGGTCAACGGGGGCCGTCACCACCGGGATGAACCAGTGCGTGCTGCCGATTCTCAGGCATGCGGTGTCACTGGCCTCACGCTGA
- a CDS encoding esterase/lipase family protein yields MPFAATAIVAPSDVNGELQLHILNPLSQKTFLIPAVNQVATCEIPLAWDTTAPLAYLNGEDRLEFLQGFLRPDRFQNDAELVMMHPHHPRKIPVVFVHGLASDPKTWVPMVNELSVDSEIKDQYEFWAFYYATGRPFPVEAAAMRQQLQEARGYIDPTYSDPSLDKMVLVGHSMGGLVSKLQVNSSGNAVANSLQLPVKELQSLTQEEKHALYWQPVSSVQRVIFMATPHHGSELASRPIGRFASSLVRFDSSSLGSFGNLYGDSLSRWTQTRRQLPTAIDLLEPSNPTLNAIAGLPISPAVSTHSIIGYGHNCCFAPPGDGVVPLTSSRIPGVESELLIRSGHEVHTTPQAINEVKRILREHAAVAWQVENDPQRHETAAVVLKAVQRPE; encoded by the coding sequence GTGCCTTTCGCCGCAACGGCAATTGTTGCACCAAGCGACGTCAATGGTGAGTTGCAGCTTCACATCCTCAACCCGCTGAGCCAGAAGACGTTTTTAATTCCGGCAGTCAATCAGGTTGCAACGTGTGAGATTCCGTTGGCGTGGGACACGACGGCGCCCCTCGCGTACCTGAATGGCGAAGATCGGCTTGAGTTTCTCCAAGGCTTTTTGCGGCCTGACCGTTTTCAAAACGACGCCGAGTTGGTGATGATGCATCCTCATCACCCCAGAAAGATTCCTGTTGTTTTTGTGCATGGCCTCGCTTCTGACCCGAAGACTTGGGTCCCCATGGTCAATGAACTGTCGGTTGACTCGGAAATCAAAGACCAATACGAATTCTGGGCGTTTTACTATGCAACGGGGCGTCCATTTCCTGTCGAAGCGGCGGCGATGCGACAACAGCTGCAAGAGGCGCGTGGGTACATTGATCCAACCTACAGCGATCCGTCGCTCGACAAAATGGTCTTGGTGGGTCATAGCATGGGCGGTCTTGTATCCAAATTGCAAGTCAACAGCAGCGGCAACGCCGTTGCCAATTCATTGCAGTTACCGGTGAAAGAGCTGCAATCTTTGACTCAGGAAGAGAAGCACGCGCTCTATTGGCAGCCAGTCTCTAGCGTTCAGCGTGTCATCTTCATGGCAACTCCGCATCATGGTTCTGAATTGGCCAGCCGACCGATCGGACGTTTCGCATCGAGCCTCGTGCGGTTCGACAGTTCGTCATTGGGAAGTTTTGGCAACTTGTATGGGGATAGCCTCAGTCGCTGGACTCAGACTCGCCGCCAGCTGCCAACCGCAATCGACCTCTTGGAACCGAGCAACCCGACACTGAACGCCATTGCCGGCCTGCCAATTTCGCCTGCGGTATCGACTCACTCGATCATCGGCTACGGCCACAACTGCTGCTTCGCACCACCAGGGGACGGAGTGGTGCCGTTGACCAGTTCCAGAATCCCGGGCGTCGAGTCGGAGCTTTTAATCCGGTCCGGCCACGAAGTTCACACAACCCCCCAGGCAATCAACGAAGTCAAACGCATCTTACGAGAACACGCAGCCGTTGCCTGGCAAGTCGAGAACGACCCGCAACGGCACGAAACAGCCGCCGTGGTACTGAAAGCCGTCCAGCGTCCAGAGTAA